GGGCGGCGGTAAGCACCCCGCCACGGCCACGCGGACGGACCGGCATCGCGAGAATAACAGCGGGGGCGCACCGCTTGCCCACGGCTCAGCTCCCTGGCACCAGGTGGCGCACGATGGCGGCGCCGGCCCGCCAGCCGCTGGCCAGGGCACCCTGGATCGACGGACTGTCCCGGTGGTCGCCGGCCACGAACACCCCGTCGCCGAGATCGACCGCCTGGCGCAGCCGCCCCTGCCTCGGCGCAGCGGCCGGCAGGGCGGCCGGCAGACGCACCGTCTCCAGATGCTCCCAGTGATCCGTACGGCAGCCGTAGAGCCGGGCCAGTTCGGCGCGGACGATCGGCTCCGGTGGCGGCGTCGGGCCGACCACCGAGGTTGCCACCAGGTGCCGACCGGGTGGGGCGTACGTGGGTGCGGCGCGGCTGATCACGACGGTGTTCGCCACGATCTCCCGCCGGTCGCCGTCGAGCAGCAGGACCGGTTCGTCCAGCGGTGCGGCACCGACCGAGTGGTAGAAGGTGCTGAGGGCCCGGGTGCGTACCGGGCCGAGAGTGGGAATCAGTTCGGTTGCCGTACCCGGATCGGTGGCGACCAGGACGGCCCGGCAGCGGATCTCGCCGTCCGGGGTGCGGACCCGGCCGGGGTTGATCGAGGTGACCGGTGTGCCGAGTCGCAGCAGGGTACGGGGCAACGGTGCGGCGACCGCCGCCGGCAGGGCTCCCATCCCGTCCGCGGGTACCCCGATCCTGCCCCTCACGAAGGAGCGGGCGATCAGTGCGGTGACGTGGCTGGAGGTGTCCAGGGCCCGGTCAGCGAGTACGCCGGAGAGGAACGGTCGGAGCAGTTCCTCGATGATCCGGTCGGAGAGACCGGCCCGGCGCAGGGCCCGCTCGGTGCTCTGCTCGGGTGTGTCGAGCAGGCGGTGTACCGGGGTGGCGGCGCAGCTCGCGGCGAGCGCGGCGAGTCGGAGCCGGTCGCGGAAGGTGCCGATGTCGGCCGACGCCGACAGGGGTGCCGCGATCGGGTCGCGTAGCGGGTTGCTGAGCCGGTGCAGTCGGCCGTTGCGGCGGACCAGGACCCCGGAGGTGAAGAAGCCGAGCCGCAGGGTGTGGAGGTCGAGCAGGGTGCCGAGCCGGGGGTAGGCGGTGTTCAGCACCTGGAAGCCCCGGTCGAGCAGGTAGCCGTCGATCCGGTCGGTGGCGACCCGGCCACCGAGCCGTTCGGTCGCCTCGACCAGGAGCCACGGTACGCCGGCCCGGTGCAGCCGGCGGGCGGCGGCCAGGCCGGCGAGGCCGCCTCCGACGATCACCACATCGGTGTCAGCGGGCATGGCGGGCACGGTAGTCGGGTTGTTCCGGCTGGTCGACCCGGCGCAGCCGGCTCGGCCACCAGATCGCCGGTCCGATGTGGTGGGCGAGTGCCGGGACCAGCAGGGAGCGGACCACGATGGTGTCGATGAGGACGCCGAGGGCGACCGCCAGGCCGAGTTCCACCAGGACCACCAACGGGAGTACGGCCAGCGCCGAGAAGGTCGCGGCGAGTACCACCCCGGCGGAGGTGATCACTCCACCGGTGACGCAGAGCCCGCGCAGGACGCCGGGCCGGGTGCCGTGTTTCAGGGACTCCTCGCGTACCCGGCTCATCAGGAAGATGTTGTAGTCGACTCCGAGGGCGACCAGGAAGACAAACGCGAAGAGCGGGAACGAGGAGTCCACCCCGGGGTAGTCGAACCCGTGGCTGAAGAGCACCGCGCAGAGTCCCAGGGTGGCGGCGAAGGAGAGCACCACGGTGACGATGAGCAGCAGCGGTGCGAGCAGTGACCGCAGCAGCAGGGCGAGGATCACCGCGATCACGCCGAGCACGGTCGGGATGATCACGTTCTGGTCCCGGTCGGCCGCGTCGTTGGTGTCGATGGTGATCGCGGTGAAGCCGCCGACGACCGCCCCGGCGCCGGGCACCGCGTGTACGGCTTCGCGTAGCTGCCGTACGGTCTGCCGGGCCGCACCGCTGTCCGCTTCCTCGGTGAGGGTCGCCTCCAGTTGGACCCGCCCGTTGACGACCTTGGGTGGGGCGGCTGTGCCGGCAGACGGGTCGGCCTGACCACCGGCACCGGGTGCGGCGGTGAGCGGCTGTACCCGCGCCACTCCGGGTACCGCGCGCGCGGCGGCGGCCACCTCGTCGGCGCGGTCGGCGCTGACGAAGATGGTGGTGGGGCTGCCGAGCCCGCCCGGGAAGTGCCGGTCGATGATCTCCTGCCCGTTGACGGAGTCGGTCCGGTCGGTGAACTGGTCGGCCTGGCCGAGGTTGGTGGCACCGAGCTGGGTCAGGCCGGTGGCGAGCGCGATCAGCACGGCGGCAGTGATCGGCCAGATCAGCCGGGCGCGGCGGCCGACGAAGGCGCCGATGGCCCGCCAGAGTCCGCCGGCCCGGTCGGTGGTGCCGGCGTACGGGACCCGTGGCCAGAACGCCCACCTGCCGCCGAGCAGCAGCAGCGCGGGCAGGAAGGTGAGCATGACCACGAGGGTCACGCCGACGCCGACGGCGGTGACCGGGCCGAGCGCCCGGTTGGAGTTGAGGTCGGACAGGAGCAGGCAGAGCAACCCGGCGATGACGGTGCTGCCGGAGGCGAAGATGGCCGGGCCGGCGCCGCGCCAGGCGGCGATCATCGCGTTGAGCGTACGGGGATGGTGGTGCAGTTCCTCCCGGTAGCGGGCGATGAGCAGGAGCGCGTAGTCGGTGCCGGCACCGAAGACGAGCACGGTGAGGATGCCCTGGGCCTGCCCGTTGAGTTTGATGACGTCGTTCGAGGCGAGGACGTAGACGGCGAGCGAGGCGACCACGTACGAGACGCCGGCGGCGAGCAGCGGGATGATCCAGAGCACCGGGCTGCGGTAGACGATGAGCAGGATCACCAGCACCACGACGAGGGTGACCAGCAGCAGCGGCCCGTCGATCGAGGAGAAGACGGCGACCAGGTCGGCGAGGAGCCCGGCCGGTCCGGCGACCTCGACGACGAGGCCGTCGGCGCCCGGCCCGGTGACGTCACGCAGTTCGTCGACCGCCCGGTGGATCCGGTCGCCGCCGTTGCCGCTGGCGTCGATCGGCACGATCAGTTGCACCGCCTGGCCGTCCTCGCTCGGCACCGGCGGTGGCAGCGGGGTGACCACGCCCGGGACCTGGGCGAACCGGGTCGCGTCGGCCGTCACCTTCTGCCGATCGACGTCGGTGATGCCACTGGCCCGTTCGTAGACCACCAGCGCGGGGGTGGTCTGCCGGTCGGTGAAGTCGTTGGCGAGCCGGTCGGCCCGGGTGGCTTCGGCGTCGGCGGGCAGGAAGGCCGCGTTGTCGTTGGTGGCCACATCGCTGAGGCGCCCGCTGTACGGGCCGGCGAACGCGGCCAGCGCGAGCCAGCCGAGCACCACCGCGACCGCGACCAGCGTGCCGATGGCGCGGTGCCGGATCGCCCACATCTTCCACCCCCGCCGCATCTCTTCAGATACGACGATGCCCGTCGGCGTGGCCGACGGGCGGGATTGTGGAGAAAGCTCCCCCGTTTGGACTCGAACCAAAAACCTGCCGGTTAACAGCCGGCTGCTCTGCCAATTGAGCTACAGGGGATCGTGAGGTTGCCGGATCTGGATCTCTCCGACGCCCTTGCGACGGCATAAGAGTACAGGACTTCCCGGGGGTCTGCGCTACGGGGTTATCGGCGGCACGACCCTACCCCGATATCCGGACAAAATGTCGCGCCTGCCACGAACAGGCATGAGCTTCCAGGAGTATGGGTAGGTACTTGAGCACAGACGACGCAGGCGCGACGCAGTTGCCCATCCGGACCTCGGAGGGCGCAACGGCGCGTCAGGCACGAAAGGAGCCGCCATGCGCGGAAAGCTGTGGTTCATCGGCGGGCTGGCAGCGGGTTTCGTCCTCGGCGCCCGCGCCGGCCGGGAGAAGTATGAGGAACTGGTCGTCCGGGGCCGCAAGGTGCTCGACCACCCGACGGTGCAGGAGGCGGCCGGGGTGGCCCAGGCCCAGGCCAACCGGCTCTACGCCGAGGGCAAGGACCGACTCAGCCACACCCGGCTGGGCGAGAAGCTGGGCCAGGTCACGACGGCCAACGGCAACACCACCGAACTGACCTCCACCGGCGCCGGGTCGACGACGACCCCGGCCAATCGGGGCACCAACCCGTCCGGCAGCGGAACGGGCAGCGCCTCGTTCTGACCCGGGGTAAGGAAAGGCCCCTTGTTATCGCTTTCCGTATAGGAAGGGCCCCTTCCTAACGCGCCATCGGGCGCGACGGGTACGGCAAGGGCCGGCCGCCATCGGCGACCGGCCCACCGCCGTGCCTGTGCGCGGGTCGGCCCGTACGTCAGTCCTTGCTGGCGAAGGCGGCGTCGAACGCGGCGGCCGGGGCGTCGAAGGCGAGCCGGCGGACGAACTGGAGCGCCTCCGGGGCGCCGACGAGCCGGTCCATGCCGGCGTCCTCCCACTCGATCGAAATCGGGCCGTCGTAGCCGATCGCGTTCAGTGCCCGGAAGCAGTCCTCCCAGGGGACGTCGCCGTGGCCGGTGGAGACGAAGTCCCAGCCCCGGCGCATGTCGGCCCAGGGCAGGTGGGAGGCGAGCCGGCCACGCCGGCCGTCGCCGGTGCGTACCTTCGCGTCCTTGCAGTCGACGTGGTAGATCCGGTCGGCGAAGTCGAAGATGAAGTTCACCGGGTCGAGTTCCTGCCAGACGAAGTGCGACGGGTCCCAGTTGAGCCCGAACGCCGGGCGGTTCCCGATCGCCTCGAGGGTCTTCTTCGTGGTCCAGTAGTCGTACGCGATCTCGCTGGGGTGGACCTCGTGCGCGAAGCGGACGCCGACCTCGTCGAAGACGTCGAGGATCGGGTTGAACCGGTTGGCGAAGTCCTCGTACCCCTTCTCGATCATCGACGGCGGGACCGGCGGGAACATGGCCAGGGTGTGCCAGATCGACGAACCGGTGAAGCCGACGACGGTCTTCACCCCGAGCTTCGCGGCTGCGCGGGCGGTGTCCTTGAGCTCCTCGGCGGCCCGCTGGCGGACCCCCTCGGGTTCCCCGTCGCCCCAGATCCGGCCGGGCAGGATGCCCTGGTGCCGCTCGTCGATCGGGTGGTCGCAGACCGCCTGGCTGAGCAGGTGGTTGGAGATGGTGAAGACCTGGAGGTTGTACTTGGCCAGGGTCTCCTTCTTACGCTCGACGTACGACTCGTCGGCGATGGCCTTGTCGACCTCGAAGTGATCGCCCCAGCAGGCGATCTCCAGGCCGTCGTAGCCCCATTCGGAGGCGAGCCGGCAGACCTCCTCGAACGGGAGGTCGGCCCACTGGCCGGTGAAGAGCGTGATGGGTCGCGCCATTGTCCTTCTCCCCTGTTGGATACCTGGGATTCCCGACGGGCACCGCAAAGGCGGTGTCCGTGGACGGGCGCGAGGGAGGCCGGTCCGGCCGTACGGCATACCGGAGGAGGCGGAGCCGGCGTGTGCGTACGCACCTGGGCGAGCGGGTTGCGCCTCCCGCTGCTCACCGGCGGTCTCCTGGGTTGCCAAGACCCACTCTATTCCCCGCTCCTGGATGTAAGGAAGGGCCCCTTGTTAACGCTATGCGTTAACAAGGGGCCCTTCCTTACATCGCGGGCGTTACGCGGGGAGGGTCCAGCGCTGGTTGGCCGCGCCGAGGCAGTCCCAGAGGTGTACGTCCTGGCCGTCGGCGGAGCTGTTGTTCGACACGTCCAGGCACTTGCCCGAAGTCGGGTTGCGCAGCGAACTGTCGGCCGCGTTCGGGACCCAGTTCTGGGCACCGCTCGCGTTGCAGGTCCAGAGCTGGATCTTGGTGCCGTTCGCGGTGCCGCTACCGTTGATGTCCAGGCACTTGCCCAGCGCCCGCAGGGTCTGACCCTGCACGGTCCAGGTCTGGCGCGGCGTACCGGCGCAGGTGTTGATCTGGACCTGGGTGCCGTCGGCGGTGGCGCCGCCGTCGACCTCCAGGCACTTGCCGGCCAGGCCGACGACCGGGCCGGTGCCCGGGGTCGGGCCGGGGCCACCGCCGCCACGGACCAGGGTGAGGTCGTCCACGTCGAACAGGCCGGTGCCGTTGCCGGTGAAGGTCAGGTACAGGTTCTGGGTGCTGGCGGGCACGTTCGACAGGTTGGTGGTGACGTCGGCGAAGGTGTTCCAGCCGCCGGTGTTCGGCACCGCCACCGAGCCGAGGATCGGACCGGTGGTCGAACCGGTACGGACCTGGATGGCGCCACCGGCGCCACCGGACACGACCCGGGACCGGAACGAGGTGACCCCGGTCAGGTTCAGCCCGTTGTACGCCGCCCAGTCGCCGTTGTCGATGTAGCCGATGGTCGAACCACCGTTCGCGCCGGTCTTGCCGACCACCTGCACGCCACCGGTCGAGTTGAACGCCTCGGCCTGCACGGTGGTGTTACCGGTCGGCGGGTTCGGCGGCTGGGTGCCGAGTTCCTTGATCCGGACGTTGCGGAACGACACGTCGTCGCCCGTACCGTGGTTCTGCAGGCCGATGTAGCCGGCCAGCGACCGGACCGGGTTGGTGTTGGTGAAGTCGTTGATCTGCACACCGTTGAGGTAGATCCGCAGTCGCTCGCCCTCGACCAGCAGCTCGTAGTTGTTCCACTCCCCCGGCGGGTTGAGCGCCGCGTCCCGGGCGGCGATGTCGGCCGACTTGAAGGTGTAGACCGCGCCGGTGGTGCGATCGGCCGCGTCGGTCGCGTCGATCTGGATCTCGTAGCCGTTGTCCACCGCCGACCAGGGGTCGGTCGAGGACGGGAAGCCGATGAAGATGCCCGAGTTGTCGTCGCCGTCCATCTTCCAGTCGAGCTTCAACGAGTACGACGAGAACTGCTTCGCGTTGTACCAGTAGAGGCCCATTCCACCGACCGAGGTGAGGGTGGCGTCGGTGTTGGTGAAGTTGCCCGGACCCGCCTGCGACCAGCCGGTGGTGGAGCCGTTGTAGAGGGTGGTGTAACCGGTCTCCGGCCGGCAGTCGGCCTTGGTCCGGCCGGCCGCGTACCGGATGCCGCCGAGCAGGTGGGCCCGGAACGCCGGCTCGGCGTACGTCGACTGGGTGTGCCCGGCGCCGGTGTAGAACGACCGGCCGCCCTCGTACGTCTTGCACCACGAGTGCGGGTGGTCGGCGCCCATCCCGCCCCCGGAGTACGACGACTCGTCGAGCGTGGCGAGCACGCGGGCGGTGGACCGGACGTTGGTCCGGTAGTTGTACCACTCGTCGGTGCGGGTCCAGGTCTGCGGCAGGGTGGCGGTGGCCGCCGTCGCCCGGTTCTCCACCTTGACGTTCGCCTGCTGGATCGCCGGGTGCGAGGCGAACCAGGCGCCGACGAGGTTGCCGTAGAACGGCCAGTCGTACTCGGTGTCGGCGGCGGCGTGCACGCCGACGTACCCCTTGCCGCTGCGGATGTAGGACTCGAAGGCGGTCTGCTGGGTGGCGTTGAGCGCGTCACCGGTGGTGTTGAGGAAGACGACCACCTCGTACTGGGCGAGGTTGGCGGTGGTGAAGGCTCCCGCGTCCTCGGTGGCGGTGACGGTGAAGCTGTTCGCCGCGCCAAGCTCGCGGATGGCCTGGGTGCCGACCGCGATCGAGTCGTGCCGGAAGCCGGCGGTCTTGGAGAAGACCAGGACGTCGTATGGAGCGTCCGCGGCACTGGCCGGGGTGGCGGGTGTGGTGCAGGCGATGACGGCGAGTGCCGCCAACGCCGTACCGAGGACGGGTCGGAGGAGTCTGCGCATGGGTGCTCTCTCCCTAGGGCGAGTTAGGAAGGGCCCCTTCCTATACGGAAAGCGATAAGAAGGGGCCCTTCCTTACATCAGGGGTGGGGGTGGGGTGCGGTTACGGGAGGGTCCACTTCTGGTTGGCAGCGGTGGTGATGCAGTCCCAGAGATGGACGTCCTGGCCGTTGGCGGAGCTGTTGTTCGACACGTCCAGGCACTTGGCCGTGGTCGGGTTGCGCAGGGTGCCGTCGGCCTGTGGGACCCAGTTCTGGGCGCCGGTCGCGTTGCGCGTCCAGAGCTGGATCTTGGTGCCGTTGGCGGTGCCGCCACCGTTGATGTCCAGGCACTTGCCCAGCGCCCGCAGCGTCTGGCCCTGCACGGTCCAGGTCTGGCGGGGCGTGCCGGCGCAGGCGTTGATCTGGATCTGGGTGCCGTCGGCGGTGGCCCCGCCGTCGACCTCCAGGCACTTGCCGGCCAGGCCGACGATCGGACCGGTGCCCGTGGGGCCACCGCCGCTGCCGGTGGTGAAGGTGAAGGCGTCCAGGTCGTAGAGGGCCCCGGTGCCGCTACCGGCGAAGGTCAGGTAGAGCGTGGTGGTGCCGGCCGGCGGGTTGGTGATGGTGCCGGTGACGTTGGTGAACGTCTCCCAGCCGCCGGTGACCGGTACGGTCGCCGAGCCGAGCACCGTGCCGGTCGCGGAGCCGGCCCGGACCTGGAGGGTGCCGCCGGCGCCGGCCGAGGAGACCCGGGCGCTGAACGAGGTGGCGTTGGCGAGCCGGTACGGCTCGAACGCGATCCAGTCACCGTTGTTGATGTCGCCGACCGTCCGGCCGCCCTCGGCGGGGGTCTTGGTGAAGGTGTTGATCCCGGACGAGGTCTTGAAGTGCTCGGCCTGCCGGTGCTTGGGCTGGAGGGTGTGCTGGGTGTGCGTGGTCAGCCCGCCGTTGTCGGTGTACTCGGCGTCGAAGATCGGGAAGATGTTCGCCGCGTCGTCGTGCTCACCGTCGGTCGGGATGGTGATGGTGCCGGTGCAGCCGTTGGCCGAGGTGATCTGGTGGCCGTGGGTGTCGTGGCCGAGCACGTACGTCATCTTGACCCGGGAGCAGTCGATCGCCCCGTCCTCCGGGTCGGTCACCGTGATCTGGAACGGGACCGCGTCGCCGAAGGCGACCAGTTGGCCGTTCGCCGGGGCATTGATGGTCACCGTCGGGGCGGTGTTGCCGACGCTGATGATCACGCTCGCGCTGCCGGTGGCGCCGGCCGGGTCCCGTACGGTCAGGGTCGCGGTGTAGGTGCCGTTGGCGGTGTACGTCTTGGTCGGGTTCGCCGCCGTCGAGGTGGTGCCGTCGCCGAACGCCCAGGAGTAGGTCAGCGCGCTTCCCTCGGGGTCGGACGAGCCGGCCGAGGAGAAGGTTACCGCGAGCGGGGCCGCGCCGGAGGTCCGGTTGGCCGAGGCGACCGCGGTCGGGGCCCGGTTGCCGCCGGCGATGTAGTCGAACCGGTAGAGGGCCGAGTTCAGGTCGCCGTTGAAGTAGCCGGTGCCGTAGTCGAGGACGTAGAGCGCGCCGTCGGGGCCGAACGCCATGTCCATGACCTGCTTGCCGACCCAGGGGAAGGTGTCGATCGTGCCGACCGAGCCGTCGGTGTTGACGTGGATCGGCTTGATCCAGCCCCGGCCGAGCTCACCGGCGAAGAACTGTCCCTCGAACGACTGCGGGAACTTGGTGGTGGAGGGGTTCGACGCGTTGTAGCGGTAGACCGGGCCGCCCATCGGCGACTCGGAGCCGCCGCCGAACTCCGGCGGGGTGCCGGCGTCACCGGCGTACCGGATCCAGGCCGGGCGGGCGGCCGGCAGGGTGGTCTGGCCGGTGTTGCGGAACGAGTTGTTGGTCGGGCCGCCGGTGCAGTTGAACTTGGCGTTGCCGGGACCGTCGGGGAAGGTCCACTCGTTGTACGTCTCGCTGGTGGTGTTCGTGCCGGTGCAGTACGGCCAGCCGTAGTTGCCGGGCGAGGTGACGCGGTTGAACTCGACCTGGCCGCTCGGTCCCCGGTTGGCGTTGGTGGAGCCGGCGTCCGGCCCGTAGTCGCCGACGTAGACGTGACCGGTGGTCTTGTCGACGCTCATCCGGAACGGGTTGCGGAAGCCCATCGCGTAGATCTCGGGCCGGGTGTTCGCGGTGCCCGGGGCGAAGAGGTTGCCGGCCGGGATGGAGTACGTCCCGTTCGCGTTCACCTTGATCCGCAGGATCTTGCCGCGGAGGTCGTTGGTGTTGCCGGCGGAGCGCTGGGCGTCGAACACCGGGTTGCGGTTGGTCCGTTCGTCGATCGGCGAGTAGCCGGCCGAGTCGAACGGGTTGGAGTCGTCACCGGTGGAGAGGTAGAGGTTGCCGGCGGCGTCGAAGTCGATGTCGCCACCGACGTGGCAGCACATGCCCCGGTCGGCGGCGACGTCGAGCACGTTGACCTGGCTCGCCATGTTCAGCGTCCAGTTGGCGTTGACGGTGAACCGGGAGAGCCGGTTGACGCCCTGCCAGGCGGTCCAGTTGGTGCCGGTGGGGGGAGCGTCGCCGGACGGGGTGGAAAGCGGCGGGGCGTAGTAGAGGTAGATGAACCGGTTCGTCGCGAAGCCCGGGTCGACGCCGACGCCCTGGAGCCCTTCCTCGTCGTGGGTGTAGACCGGCAGGGTGCCGACCACGGCGGTGGTGCCGTTGGCGTCGGTGCGCCGCAGTGTGCCGTTGCGGGCGGTGTGCAGGACCGAACGGTCGGGCAGGACGGCGATGGTCATCGGCTCGCCGACCTCGGCCTCACCGCGGGCCAGGGTGACCTGCTGGAAGTCGGCCGCGCTGATCGGGTGGGCCTGTGCCGGGGTGGCGGTGGTCGTGGTGGTGGTGACCACGGTGGTGAGGGTCGCGGCGACGAGCAGCAGGGCTGATCCCGCTGTCTGCCATCGCCCGGGTCGGATTCTTACGCTGTCCAATGTGGACATATGAATGCTTCCCTTCCTGAGCAGTTGACTGCCAGGCAGGGCGCGCGCCGTCGCGCCGGATGCCGTAGCCGGTTGAACCCGACCCGGTGGGATGTCACTCCCGCCGGGTGGTGATCTCGCCCGGCACGAGCGCACCGGACGTGGTCACCGGTCGATGGGTTAACCGCGCCGCCGGTTACATCGACGTAACAACTTCGTGTTCGGAGTGACACTAATTTCTATACGTGGATGTGTCCATAGCTTCTGGGTTCCGGAACTGAACTTTTGCTCAATTGAAGAAAAGTCGCCGTCCGGTTGCGCTCAGTGCCGGCGGTCGGTCGCCTCCGCGGCCAGCGCCGCCAACTCCGCCTTCGCCTGCCCCGACACCGGGGCATCCACCAACGCCGCCAGCGCGGCGTCCGTACGGACCCGGATCATCTGCTCGATCCGGTCCAGCGTGCCCGTGCCCAGGATGATCCCACGCAGCTCGGCCGCCCCCTCCGGATCCAGGTCCGGGTTGCCGAACAACTCCTTCAACCGCAGCGCCTGCTCCCGGTCCGCGCTGCCCCGGGCCAACGCCATCATCACCGTCGGCTTGCCCTCCCGCAAATCGTCGAGCACCGACTTGCCGGTCACCGCCGGATCCCCGAACACCCCGAGTACGTCGTCGCGGAGCTGGAACGCGTCCCCGAGCGGGTCACCGAAGGCGGCGAACGCGCTCAGCAACTCCGGCCCGGCACCGGCCAGCGCCGCCCCGATCTGCAACGGCCGGGTCACCGTGTAGCGGGCGCCCTTCATCCGGATCACCGTCAACGCGCTCGCCACCGAGCCGTCCCCCACCCCGGAGACCAGATCCA
The Micromonospora pisi DNA segment above includes these coding regions:
- a CDS encoding sugar phosphate isomerase/epimerase family protein, whose protein sequence is MARPITLFTGQWADLPFEEVCRLASEWGYDGLEIACWGDHFEVDKAIADESYVERKKETLAKYNLQVFTISNHLLSQAVCDHPIDERHQGILPGRIWGDGEPEGVRQRAAEELKDTARAAAKLGVKTVVGFTGSSIWHTLAMFPPVPPSMIEKGYEDFANRFNPILDVFDEVGVRFAHEVHPSEIAYDYWTTKKTLEAIGNRPAFGLNWDPSHFVWQELDPVNFIFDFADRIYHVDCKDAKVRTGDGRRGRLASHLPWADMRRGWDFVSTGHGDVPWEDCFRALNAIGYDGPISIEWEDAGMDRLVGAPEALQFVRRLAFDAPAAAFDAAFASKD
- a CDS encoding MMPL family transporter; translated protein: MWAIRHRAIGTLVAVAVVLGWLALAAFAGPYSGRLSDVATNDNAAFLPADAEATRADRLANDFTDRQTTPALVVYERASGITDVDRQKVTADATRFAQVPGVVTPLPPPVPSEDGQAVQLIVPIDASGNGGDRIHRAVDELRDVTGPGADGLVVEVAGPAGLLADLVAVFSSIDGPLLLVTLVVVLVILLIVYRSPVLWIIPLLAAGVSYVVASLAVYVLASNDVIKLNGQAQGILTVLVFGAGTDYALLLIARYREELHHHPRTLNAMIAAWRGAGPAIFASGSTVIAGLLCLLLSDLNSNRALGPVTAVGVGVTLVVMLTFLPALLLLGGRWAFWPRVPYAGTTDRAGGLWRAIGAFVGRRARLIWPITAAVLIALATGLTQLGATNLGQADQFTDRTDSVNGQEIIDRHFPGGLGSPTTIFVSADRADEVAAAARAVPGVARVQPLTAAPGAGGQADPSAGTAAPPKVVNGRVQLEATLTEEADSGAARQTVRQLREAVHAVPGAGAVVGGFTAITIDTNDAADRDQNVIIPTVLGVIAVILALLLRSLLAPLLLIVTVVLSFAATLGLCAVLFSHGFDYPGVDSSFPLFAFVFLVALGVDYNIFLMSRVREESLKHGTRPGVLRGLCVTGGVITSAGVVLAATFSALAVLPLVVLVELGLAVALGVLIDTIVVRSLLVPALAHHIGPAIWWPSRLRRVDQPEQPDYRARHAR
- a CDS encoding ThuA domain-containing protein — protein: MRRLLRPVLGTALAALAVIACTTPATPASAADAPYDVLVFSKTAGFRHDSIAVGTQAIRELGAANSFTVTATEDAGAFTTANLAQYEVVVFLNTTGDALNATQQTAFESYIRSGKGYVGVHAAADTEYDWPFYGNLVGAWFASHPAIQQANVKVENRATAATATLPQTWTRTDEWYNYRTNVRSTARVLATLDESSYSGGGMGADHPHSWCKTYEGGRSFYTGAGHTQSTYAEPAFRAHLLGGIRYAAGRTKADCRPETGYTTLYNGSTTGWSQAGPGNFTNTDATLTSVGGMGLYWYNAKQFSSYSLKLDWKMDGDDNSGIFIGFPSSTDPWSAVDNGYEIQIDATDAADRTTGAVYTFKSADIAARDAALNPPGEWNNYELLVEGERLRIYLNGVQINDFTNTNPVRSLAGYIGLQNHGTGDDVSFRNVRIKELGTQPPNPPTGNTTVQAEAFNSTGGVQVVGKTGANGGSTIGYIDNGDWAAYNGLNLTGVTSFRSRVVSGGAGGAIQVRTGSTTGPILGSVAVPNTGGWNTFADVTTNLSNVPASTQNLYLTFTGNGTGLFDVDDLTLVRGGGGPGPTPGTGPVVGLAGKCLEVDGGATADGTQVQINTCAGTPRQTWTVQGQTLRALGKCLDINGSGTANGTKIQLWTCNASGAQNWVPNAADSSLRNPTSGKCLDVSNNSSADGQDVHLWDCLGAANQRWTLPA
- a CDS encoding polyprenyl synthetase family protein; its protein translation is MTATAPLTDAAELRKRFDAQLSAFLERQDPDWPDGAPRGVFTTLHRFVLAGGKRLRPMFCYWGWRGAGGLDDTPIVVAAAALELFHAFALIHDDIMDGSDRRRGEPSVHRLFADLHTRSSWRGDPASYGRSTALLCGDLCAAWADQMFHECGLSADQVHQGYGVFANMRTEVIAGQYLDLVSGVGDGSVASALTVIRMKGARYTVTRPLQIGAALAGAGPELLSAFAAFGDPLGDAFQLRDDVLGVFGDPAVTGKSVLDDLREGKPTVMMALARGSADREQALRLKELFGNPDLDPEGAAELRGIILGTGTLDRIEQMIRVRTDAALAALVDAPVSGQAKAELAALAAEATDRRH
- a CDS encoding NAD(P)/FAD-dependent oxidoreductase; protein product: MPADTDVVIVGGGLAGLAAARRLHRAGVPWLLVEATERLGGRVATDRIDGYLLDRGFQVLNTAYPRLGTLLDLHTLRLGFFTSGVLVRRNGRLHRLSNPLRDPIAAPLSASADIGTFRDRLRLAALAASCAATPVHRLLDTPEQSTERALRRAGLSDRIIEELLRPFLSGVLADRALDTSSHVTALIARSFVRGRIGVPADGMGALPAAVAAPLPRTLLRLGTPVTSINPGRVRTPDGEIRCRAVLVATDPGTATELIPTLGPVRTRALSTFYHSVGAAPLDEPVLLLDGDRREIVANTVVISRAAPTYAPPGRHLVATSVVGPTPPPEPIVRAELARLYGCRTDHWEHLETVRLPAALPAAAPRQGRLRQAVDLGDGVFVAGDHRDSPSIQGALASGWRAGAAIVRHLVPGS
- a CDS encoding PQQ-dependent sugar dehydrogenase, whose protein sequence is MDSVRIRPGRWQTAGSALLLVAATLTTVVTTTTTTATPAQAHPISAADFQQVTLARGEAEVGEPMTIAVLPDRSVLHTARNGTLRRTDANGTTAVVGTLPVYTHDEEGLQGVGVDPGFATNRFIYLYYAPPLSTPSGDAPPTGTNWTAWQGVNRLSRFTVNANWTLNMASQVNVLDVAADRGMCCHVGGDIDFDAAGNLYLSTGDDSNPFDSAGYSPIDERTNRNPVFDAQRSAGNTNDLRGKILRIKVNANGTYSIPAGNLFAPGTANTRPEIYAMGFRNPFRMSVDKTTGHVYVGDYGPDAGSTNANRGPSGQVEFNRVTSPGNYGWPYCTGTNTTSETYNEWTFPDGPGNAKFNCTGGPTNNSFRNTGQTTLPAARPAWIRYAGDAGTPPEFGGGSESPMGGPVYRYNASNPSTTKFPQSFEGQFFAGELGRGWIKPIHVNTDGSVGTIDTFPWVGKQVMDMAFGPDGALYVLDYGTGYFNGDLNSALYRFDYIAGGNRAPTAVASANRTSGAAPLAVTFSSAGSSDPEGSALTYSWAFGDGTTSTAANPTKTYTANGTYTATLTVRDPAGATGSASVIISVGNTAPTVTINAPANGQLVAFGDAVPFQITVTDPEDGAIDCSRVKMTYVLGHDTHGHQITSANGCTGTITIPTDGEHDDAANIFPIFDAEYTDNGGLTTHTQHTLQPKHRQAEHFKTSSGINTFTKTPAEGGRTVGDINNGDWIAFEPYRLANATSFSARVSSAGAGGTLQVRAGSATGTVLGSATVPVTGGWETFTNVTGTITNPPAGTTTLYLTFAGSGTGALYDLDAFTFTTGSGGGPTGTGPIVGLAGKCLEVDGGATADGTQIQINACAGTPRQTWTVQGQTLRALGKCLDINGGGTANGTKIQLWTRNATGAQNWVPQADGTLRNPTTAKCLDVSNNSSANGQDVHLWDCITTAANQKWTLP